The following proteins come from a genomic window of Elusimicrobiota bacterium:
- a CDS encoding YgcG family protein: protein MNARRWVRAAFLLLPVWAGALAPVPPVRRITDLTGTLTPFQKSALEATLSALETEKGAQGAVLVVPTTQPEAIEQYALRVAETWKLGRKGVDDGVLLLVAKDDRTLRIEVGYGLEGALPDAVCKQIIDDFIVPRFRAGDFYGGIETGVGLIARRVRGEPLPAPAVRQTPLSGEKIKGLFIFWLVAFGFSTALFGKRLGPVVAAVGIGVAVALMVALAVGAITALLALIFGLLAANSNSGRGGGWSSGGRGWGGGGGGGGFSGGGGGFGGGGASGRW, encoded by the coding sequence ATGAACGCTCGGCGCTGGGTTCGCGCCGCTTTCCTTTTACTTCCGGTGTGGGCGGGGGCCCTGGCTCCCGTGCCGCCGGTTCGCCGGATCACCGACCTCACCGGCACCCTGACGCCCTTTCAAAAAAGCGCCCTGGAGGCCACCCTCTCCGCCCTGGAGACCGAAAAGGGCGCGCAGGGGGCTGTCCTTGTCGTACCCACCACGCAACCCGAAGCCATCGAACAATACGCGTTGCGCGTCGCCGAGACCTGGAAGTTGGGCCGAAAGGGCGTGGACGACGGCGTTCTGTTGTTGGTGGCCAAGGACGACCGAACCCTTCGCATCGAAGTCGGCTACGGCCTGGAAGGGGCCCTGCCGGACGCCGTCTGCAAACAAATCATCGACGATTTCATCGTTCCGCGCTTTCGTGCCGGGGATTTTTACGGCGGGATCGAGACGGGCGTCGGGCTGATCGCCCGCCGTGTGCGGGGAGAACCGCTGCCCGCGCCGGCGGTCCGACAGACCCCCTTGAGTGGTGAAAAAATCAAAGGCCTCTTCATTTTTTGGCTTGTGGCCTTCGGTTTTTCGACCGCTCTTTTCGGAAAACGCCTCGGCCCTGTCGTGGCCGCGGTGGGAATCGGGGTGGCCGTGGCGTTGATGGTGGCGTTGGCGGTGGGCGCGATCACCGCTTTGCTGGCCTTGATCTTTGGGCTGCTGGCGGCGAACTCGAATTCCGGCCGGGGCGGCGGTTGGTCCAGCGGTGGCCGGGGTTGGGGCGGCGGCGGGGGCGGCGGGGGTTTTTCCGGCGGTGGCGGTGGGTTCGGCGGTGGAGGCGCGTCCGGGCGATGGTGA